One Aquarana catesbeiana isolate 2022-GZ linkage group LG04, ASM4218655v1, whole genome shotgun sequence genomic region harbors:
- the LOC141139457 gene encoding apolipoprotein L3-like encodes MDTMDKSSEWNNSQITEYDFEMSELEEKIGQYMKEFRETQNMLQEHLSKCIEEMRDIANCMDEFHRKATIASVTGSSVGIAGGITTLVGLALTPFTFGASLIVSAVGMGVATAGGLTGAVASVFDNENIKKKLKRVEEIVGEIQKHIEQIQEISKRMHSVFKKLGINDINNAATVGGILANAAVQVGRLVRLGRIIATAARGAEAAAQGARLITALSGVLAGLFLIMDTFFIVKGAQDLKNGCKTKEAAEIRDLAEELIKLQSKLQSNKEEMTKELEENSSLLTQIIIT; translated from the exons ATGGACACCATGGACAAAAGTTCTGAGTGGAACAATTCTCAAATCACAGAGTACGATTTCGAGATGTCAGAACTAGAGGAAAAG ATTGGACAGTACATGAAAGAGTTCAGAGAAACCCAAAATATGCTGCAAGAGCATCTTAGCAAGTGTATCGAGGAAATGCGTGACATTGCAAACTGCATGGATGAGTTTCATAGAAAAGCCACCATTGCTAGTGTAACTGGAAGTTCTGTGGGCATAGCAGGAGGGATCACTACTCTAGTAGGCCTGGCCCTGACACCTTTTACATTTGGCGCCTCTTTGATCGTTAGTGCAGTTGGCATGGGTGTGGCTACAGCAGGAGGACTCACGGGTGCTGTTGCCTCTGTATTTGACAATGAGAACATCAAAAAGAAACTCAAAAGAGTAGAAGAAATTGTTGGAGAAATACAGAAACATATTGAGCAGATACAAGAGATTTCTAAAAGAATGCACAGTGTTTTTAAAAAACTGGGTATCAATGACATCAATAATGCTGCCACAGTTGGGGGCATACTCGCAAATGCAGCAGTTCAGGTAGGCAGGTTGGTTCGACTGGGCAGAATAATTGCAACTGCAGCTCGAGGGGCCGAAGCAGCAGCCCAAGGGGCCCGTCTAATTACGGCTCTTTCTGGGGTTCTTGCTGGATTGTTTTTAATTATGGATACATTTTTTATTGTAAAGGGAGCACAGGATCTAAAAAATGGTTGTAAAACCAAGGAAGCTGCAGAGATTAGGGACCTGGCTGAAGAACTTATAAAACTCCAAAGTAAGCTACAATCTAATAAAGAGGAGATGACAAAGGAACTTGAAGAGAATTCAAGCCTGCTCACACAAATTATCATCACATAA